A stretch of Flexivirga aerilata DNA encodes these proteins:
- a CDS encoding PAC2 family protein, whose product MQDPRELYQLETDTHASALGAHTMVVSLGGLIDAGNTQKLITAHLLGSLEHTVVASFDVDQLLDYRGRRPAMTFDRDHFSDYDDPSMLLYRMVDAEGTPFYLLAGPEPDYQWERVIEAIRQLVRRLGIQLVVSVQGIPMGVPHTRPVGITQHASNPSLIPGNDAAFGMIQIPGSLDSLMHLRLGESGIDTVGFAVHVPHYLAQMDFGDAAVAGLRAVTGLTGLDLPMTELSALAGLHRAEIERQVADSDEVGDVVHGLEEQYDAFTEGLKRQSLLATELAELPSADEIGAELEQFLAEETAEEGTEETAPEADAASEDEGPDFLR is encoded by the coding sequence GTGCAAGACCCACGAGAGCTCTACCAGCTCGAGACCGACACCCACGCCAGCGCGCTCGGTGCGCACACGATGGTGGTCTCGCTGGGTGGCCTGATCGACGCCGGCAACACCCAGAAGCTGATCACCGCGCACCTGCTCGGCTCGCTGGAGCACACGGTCGTCGCGTCGTTCGACGTGGACCAGTTGCTGGACTACCGCGGCCGCCGGCCGGCGATGACCTTCGACCGCGACCACTTCAGCGACTACGACGACCCGTCGATGCTGCTCTACCGGATGGTCGACGCCGAGGGCACCCCGTTCTACCTGCTGGCCGGGCCCGAGCCGGACTACCAGTGGGAGCGGGTCATCGAGGCCATCCGGCAGCTGGTGCGCCGTCTCGGCATCCAGCTGGTGGTGAGCGTGCAGGGCATCCCGATGGGCGTGCCGCACACGCGCCCGGTCGGCATCACCCAGCACGCGAGCAACCCGTCGCTGATCCCCGGCAACGACGCCGCCTTCGGCATGATCCAGATCCCGGGGTCGCTCGACTCCCTGATGCACCTGCGGCTCGGCGAATCCGGCATCGACACAGTCGGATTCGCCGTCCACGTGCCGCACTACCTGGCTCAGATGGACTTCGGCGACGCCGCCGTTGCCGGGCTGCGCGCGGTGACCGGGCTCACCGGACTCGACCTGCCGATGACGGAGCTGTCCGCACTCGCCGGCCTGCACCGCGCCGAGATCGAGCGGCAGGTCGCCGACAGCGACGAGGTGGGCGATGTCGTGCACGGCCTGGAGGAGCAGTACGACGCCTTCACCGAGGGGCTGAAGCGGCAGAGTCTGCTCGCCACCGAGCTCGCGGAGCTGCCGAGCGCGGACGAGATCGGCGCCGAGCTCGAGCAGTTTTTGGCCGAGGAAACCGCCGAGGAAGGCACGGAGGAGACCGCTCCGGAAGCCGACGCCGCGTCCGAGGACGAGGGCCCCGACTTCCTGCGCTGA
- a CDS encoding DNA polymerase: MRGLLYAVAFDPAGRHGVIVGDDGVQLAGTPEELAAAMQRAEQAAGEPPRWVWWDAAGAVSPVVAAGGFVHRCWDLAEAHRLLVGGFDASPDRVWAVAHGLDIEGVPARRSDDLFDVIDDDSVAVRADGYLNPVCLQPHWQRDNLVDYARLALTVARKQLRLLAARERGPATGASESGAALLCVELTRHGLPIDRSTLERLIGEHAGPRPTDEGHARRIRAERDRAVLDLLPGRSTIDLRNPAQVRDLLRSLGVQVDDTRAWHLEPYRDTHPVVGALLDWRKDERIATTYGWQWLDTHVGADDRLRGPWTACDGGAGRMTAGAGLHSLPTPLRPGVAAADGHVLVRADLGQVEPRVLAVVSGDPAFARATADDDLYATVARQLNLERPAAKIAVLAAMYGQTSGPAAEALRRMDRTYPQAMAYLRAAAQRGEAGEPVTTYGGRVVPVTEADEQVHRRAVGRFTRNAVVQGAAAELFKAWALTVRDALRPLGAEVVLCLHDELLVHAPQERADAAAAAVRDALQAAARRWSGGAPVRFVADLRVVNRWSEAKD, encoded by the coding sequence GTGCGGGGCTTGCTGTATGCCGTCGCCTTCGACCCGGCGGGCCGGCACGGCGTGATCGTGGGCGACGACGGGGTGCAGCTCGCAGGAACGCCCGAGGAGTTGGCCGCCGCCATGCAGCGGGCCGAGCAGGCTGCCGGAGAGCCGCCGCGCTGGGTCTGGTGGGACGCCGCGGGCGCCGTCTCACCAGTGGTGGCTGCCGGCGGATTCGTGCACCGTTGCTGGGATCTCGCCGAGGCGCACCGGCTGCTGGTCGGTGGTTTCGACGCTTCCCCCGACCGGGTGTGGGCGGTCGCGCACGGCCTCGACATCGAGGGCGTGCCGGCGCGACGGTCGGACGATCTCTTCGACGTCATCGACGACGACAGCGTCGCCGTCCGGGCCGACGGATATCTCAATCCGGTGTGTCTGCAACCGCATTGGCAGCGGGACAACCTCGTCGACTACGCCCGGCTGGCACTCACCGTCGCGCGAAAACAGCTGCGGTTGCTGGCCGCTCGCGAGCGCGGGCCGGCGACCGGCGCGAGCGAGTCGGGGGCTGCGCTCCTCTGCGTCGAGCTCACACGGCACGGGCTGCCGATCGACCGGTCCACGCTGGAGCGGCTGATCGGTGAGCACGCGGGTCCGCGGCCGACCGACGAAGGCCACGCGCGACGCATCCGCGCGGAGCGCGACCGTGCCGTGCTCGACCTGCTGCCCGGCAGGTCCACGATCGACCTGCGCAACCCGGCTCAGGTGCGAGACCTGTTGCGGTCGCTGGGAGTGCAGGTCGACGACACCCGCGCCTGGCATCTCGAGCCCTACCGGGACACCCACCCGGTGGTCGGCGCGCTGCTCGACTGGCGCAAGGACGAGCGGATCGCCACGACCTACGGCTGGCAGTGGCTGGACACGCACGTCGGCGCGGACGACCGGTTGCGCGGGCCGTGGACCGCATGCGACGGAGGCGCCGGCCGCATGACGGCCGGGGCCGGACTGCACAGCCTGCCCACTCCCCTGCGCCCCGGGGTTGCCGCGGCGGACGGCCACGTGCTGGTGCGGGCGGACCTCGGCCAGGTCGAACCGCGAGTGCTGGCAGTGGTTTCCGGTGATCCCGCCTTCGCCCGGGCCACCGCCGACGACGACCTCTACGCGACCGTCGCGCGGCAGCTCAACCTGGAGCGACCGGCGGCGAAGATCGCGGTGCTGGCGGCGATGTACGGGCAGACGTCCGGGCCGGCGGCCGAGGCGCTGCGCCGGATGGATCGCACCTACCCGCAGGCGATGGCCTATCTGCGCGCCGCCGCACAGCGCGGTGAGGCCGGCGAGCCGGTCACGACCTACGGCGGCCGGGTCGTGCCGGTGACCGAGGCCGACGAGCAGGTGCACCGGCGGGCGGTCGGCCGGTTCACCCGCAACGCCGTGGTGCAGGGCGCTGCTGCCGAGCTGTTCAAGGCGTGGGCGCTCACCGTGCGCGATGCGTTGCGGCCGTTGGGCGCCGAGGTGGTGCTCTGCCTGCACGACGAACTCCTGGTGCATGCACCGCAGGAGCGCGCCGACGCCGCGGCGGCTGCGGTGCGGGACGCCCTGCAGGCGGCCGCCCGTCGGTGGTCCGGCGGGGCGCCGGTGCGCTTCGTCGCCGACCTGCGCGTCGTCAACCGGTGGTCGGAGGCGAAGGACTGA
- a CDS encoding SufE family protein, which yields MSDLPAPLAELIDDFTSVGPKDRLQLLLELNEELPALPARYADQPGLLEQVHECQSPLFLAVEVTDGVVRLFFDAPREAPTTRGFAGILHTGLDGQSAEDVLGVPDDTPFKFGLAEAVSPLRMRGMVAMLSRIKRQVQEQTGG from the coding sequence ATGAGTGATCTGCCGGCGCCGCTCGCCGAGCTCATCGACGACTTCACCTCGGTGGGCCCGAAGGACCGCCTGCAGTTGCTGCTCGAGCTCAACGAGGAACTGCCGGCATTGCCGGCGCGGTATGCCGACCAGCCCGGCCTGCTGGAGCAGGTGCACGAGTGCCAGTCGCCGCTCTTCCTCGCGGTCGAGGTGACCGACGGCGTCGTGCGGCTCTTCTTCGACGCGCCGCGCGAGGCACCCACCACCCGGGGGTTCGCGGGCATCCTGCACACCGGTCTCGACGGGCAGTCCGCCGAGGACGTGCTGGGGGTGCCGGACGACACGCCGTTCAAATTCGGGCTGGCCGAGGCGGTGTCGCCGTTGCGGATGCGGGGAATGGTCGCAATGCTGTCCAGAATCAAACGACAGGTGCAGGAACAAACCGGCGGCTGA
- a CDS encoding sulfurtransferase codes for MSLPADPSPQLAEFAHPERLVTTEWLAEQLDSGTKDLVVLESDEDVLLYDTGHIPGSFKLDWHTDLNDPVTRDFVDGGIFAKVMSERGIGRDTTVVIYGDKSNWWAAYALWVMTLFGHPDVRLLDGGRAAWQAEQRPMTQDVPTAEPSDYPVIERSDGPVRAFRADVLAHLGRPMVDVRSPGEFSGELLHMPDYPQEGAIRGGHIPGAKSVPWARAVREDGRFRSRAELEQLYQEEQGLATDDDVIVYCRIGERSSHTWFVLSHLLGFPQVRNYDGSWTEWGNSVRVPVELGEPHE; via the coding sequence ATGTCGCTGCCAGCTGATCCCAGCCCCCAACTCGCCGAGTTCGCCCACCCCGAGCGCCTGGTGACCACCGAGTGGCTCGCCGAGCAGCTCGACTCCGGCACCAAGGACCTGGTGGTCCTGGAGTCCGACGAGGACGTGCTGCTCTACGACACCGGCCACATCCCGGGCAGTTTCAAGCTCGACTGGCACACCGACCTCAACGACCCGGTCACCCGCGACTTCGTCGACGGCGGCATCTTCGCCAAGGTGATGTCCGAGCGCGGGATCGGCCGCGACACCACGGTGGTGATCTACGGCGACAAGTCCAACTGGTGGGCGGCATACGCGCTGTGGGTGATGACGCTCTTCGGGCACCCGGACGTGCGGCTGCTCGACGGCGGCCGCGCCGCGTGGCAGGCCGAGCAGCGGCCGATGACGCAGGACGTGCCCACGGCGGAGCCGTCGGACTACCCGGTGATCGAGCGGTCCGACGGACCGGTGCGCGCCTTCCGCGCCGACGTGCTGGCCCACCTCGGCCGCCCGATGGTCGACGTCCGCTCCCCCGGCGAGTTCAGCGGTGAGCTGTTGCACATGCCCGACTACCCGCAGGAGGGCGCGATCCGCGGCGGCCACATCCCCGGCGCGAAGTCGGTGCCCTGGGCCCGTGCGGTGCGCGAGGACGGCCGCTTCCGGTCGCGCGCGGAGCTCGAGCAGCTCTACCAGGAGGAGCAGGGCCTCGCGACCGACGACGACGTGATCGTCTACTGCCGCATCGGCGAGCGCTCCTCGCACACCTGGTTCGTGCTCAGCCACCTGCTCGGCTTCCCGCAGGTGCGCAACTACGACGGGTCGTGGACCGAGTGGGGCAACTCGGTGCGGGTGCCGGTCGAACTCGGCGAACCGCATGAGTGA
- a CDS encoding EcsC family protein — translation MFGSKKSQQPAPLDKGPLGGTALSLAQHLLTVGIDGKAGFDSAEEIAQAALRDHPGDPERAVDAIVSQHRKLAGAAGFVTGLGGFVTMIVALPANVLGFYVLSTRMAAAIAAVRGYNLRDETTRTALLLTLVGADSDDLLKKAGVVSTGRLANLATRQLPPTALMVVNKAVGFRLISQVSDKLLTKLGKGIPFAGGVIGAGIDAFLITRTAKVAKKEFPPAARVLQQGS, via the coding sequence ATGTTCGGTTCGAAGAAAAGCCAGCAGCCCGCGCCGTTGGACAAGGGTCCGCTCGGCGGCACCGCCCTCAGCCTCGCGCAACACCTGCTGACCGTCGGGATCGACGGCAAGGCGGGCTTCGACAGTGCCGAGGAGATCGCCCAGGCGGCGCTGCGCGACCACCCGGGTGACCCCGAGCGCGCGGTCGACGCGATCGTCTCCCAGCACCGCAAGCTCGCCGGTGCCGCCGGCTTCGTCACCGGTCTCGGCGGGTTCGTCACGATGATCGTCGCGCTGCCGGCCAACGTGCTCGGCTTCTACGTGCTGTCCACCCGGATGGCGGCCGCGATCGCTGCCGTCCGCGGCTACAACCTGCGCGACGAGACCACTCGCACGGCGCTGCTGCTCACGCTGGTCGGCGCGGACTCCGACGACCTGCTCAAGAAGGCCGGCGTGGTCAGCACCGGTCGCCTCGCCAACCTCGCGACGAGGCAGCTGCCGCCGACCGCGCTGATGGTCGTCAACAAGGCCGTCGGCTTCCGGCTCATCAGCCAGGTCAGCGACAAGCTCCTCACCAAGCTCGGCAAGGGCATCCCGTTCGCCGGCGGCGTCATCGGCGCGGGCATCGACGCCTTCCTCATCACGCGCACCGCGAAGGTCGCCAAGAAGGAGTTCCCGCCGGCCGCGCGGGTGCTGCAGCAGGGCAGCTGA
- a CDS encoding YkvA family protein: MAAPALRWASLRRVGRALQEVSRPGGPSVATRLAALPRMTKAVAKGEYSQVSPAHLALVAAAAAYVASPVDLLPEALLGVIGFADDALVLSWLATTLVEDTDAFLAWEQARRSTIKGERLR; encoded by the coding sequence ATGGCCGCCCCTGCCCTGCGCTGGGCATCGCTGCGGCGCGTCGGACGAGCCCTGCAGGAGGTCAGCCGGCCGGGTGGGCCGAGCGTCGCTACCCGTCTCGCCGCGTTGCCGCGTATGACGAAGGCGGTCGCCAAAGGCGAGTATTCGCAGGTGAGTCCGGCGCATCTGGCCCTCGTGGCGGCGGCTGCGGCATACGTCGCCTCACCGGTGGATCTGCTGCCTGAGGCGCTGCTCGGCGTCATCGGCTTCGCCGACGACGCCCTGGTGCTCAGCTGGCTCGCGACGACGCTGGTCGAGGACACCGACGCCTTCCTCGCGTGGGAGCAGGCGCGGCGCAGCACCATCAAGGGCGAACGCCTGCGCTGA
- a CDS encoding DUF4192 domain-containing protein, whose translation MSTLHGVGDVVAYLPYELGFTPHDSVVLIATHHGRLQVIARLDVPPDEHATVAAVHLLQPVEQLPVDDVIAVVYDAGSAADRFVAAIRRRLRHRGVVLSHVIHARDNRWWAAACSCGGCPREWTAPSAEGDVDAIAERVLRGVAPVADREALAGELDQRYPEVAVAVWAELDRLERLGRLESLEQLAGEAGPRVGSEAATDALARVLIDEGCPVSRLPVGVLAVATGLIRQQPVRDAVLAWLMPDLLDPGLRPLWPSLQDRLGPSPTARCPDELFGDRARTIAGRLKEWVQCLPPEGAVPVLLLVAGLHWAMGTGAVTVMALERVLRADPDCQLAQLFDAAVQEGLRPSRREDRRPA comes from the coding sequence ATGAGCACTTTGCACGGTGTCGGCGACGTCGTCGCCTATCTGCCCTACGAGCTGGGTTTCACCCCGCACGACTCGGTCGTGCTGATCGCGACGCACCATGGTCGCCTGCAGGTCATTGCGCGGCTCGACGTGCCGCCGGACGAGCACGCGACCGTCGCCGCGGTGCACCTGTTGCAACCGGTCGAGCAGCTGCCGGTCGACGACGTCATCGCGGTGGTGTACGACGCCGGTAGCGCCGCGGACCGATTCGTCGCCGCGATTCGTCGCCGTCTGCGACATCGGGGAGTCGTGCTGTCCCACGTGATCCACGCCCGGGACAACCGATGGTGGGCAGCCGCCTGCAGCTGCGGCGGGTGTCCTCGGGAGTGGACCGCACCGTCGGCGGAGGGTGACGTCGACGCGATCGCCGAGCGGGTGCTGCGCGGAGTGGCACCGGTCGCCGACCGAGAGGCGCTGGCCGGGGAGCTCGACCAGCGGTATCCGGAGGTCGCGGTGGCGGTGTGGGCGGAACTCGACCGGCTCGAACGGCTCGGGCGGCTCGAATCGCTCGAACAGCTCGCTGGGGAAGCCGGTCCGCGGGTCGGGTCCGAAGCCGCGACCGATGCGCTGGCCCGGGTGCTGATCGACGAGGGTTGCCCGGTGTCGCGGCTGCCGGTCGGGGTGCTCGCCGTCGCCACCGGCCTGATCCGGCAGCAGCCGGTGCGGGACGCCGTACTGGCCTGGCTGATGCCGGACCTGCTCGATCCCGGCTTGCGCCCACTCTGGCCGTCGTTGCAGGACCGGCTGGGTCCCTCGCCGACGGCGCGTTGCCCCGACGAGTTGTTCGGTGACCGGGCCCGCACGATCGCCGGCCGACTCAAGGAGTGGGTGCAGTGCCTGCCGCCCGAGGGCGCGGTCCCGGTCCTGCTGCTGGTTGCCGGGCTGCACTGGGCGATGGGCACGGGCGCGGTCACCGTGATGGCACTCGAGCGAGTGTTGCGGGCCGACCCGGATTGCCAGCTGGCGCAGCTGTTCGACGCCGCCGTGCAGGAGGGTTTGCGTCCCAGCCGGCGAGAGGATCGCCGTCCGGCGTAG
- the metX gene encoding homoserine O-acetyltransferase MetX — translation MTVTHSRWATSASPVEWCAPPPDANPACRAIRLRDVPLETGVLPEVVVTFQTWGRLAPDAGNAVLVEHALTGDSHVVGDAGPGQPTAGWWPGLIGPGEPLDTRSLFVVAVNVLGGCRGTTGPGSIAPDGRHWGSRFPHTTIRDQVLVEAAVADALGIDAWLLVLGGSMGGMRAVEWVAGYPDRTDAALVIASTARACADQIAWGQAQTLAITGDPAYAGGDYYGTGRTPATGLGLARRIAHATYRSAAELNGRFGSEPQLGEDPLEGGRFAVESYLDHQAGKLVARFDAGAYVQLTRAMATHDVTRGRGTLSDVLGSYRGLLRVAAVDSDRLFPVPLSEEMAAAYGDEPVRLMRSDHGHDGFLVETDQVRALVRETVADIWARRHRRLGVG, via the coding sequence GTGACCGTCACGCACAGCCGATGGGCGACGTCCGCCTCCCCAGTGGAGTGGTGTGCTCCGCCGCCGGATGCCAACCCGGCCTGCCGGGCGATCCGTCTGCGGGACGTGCCGCTCGAGACCGGTGTGCTGCCCGAGGTCGTGGTCACCTTCCAGACCTGGGGTCGGCTCGCGCCCGACGCCGGCAACGCCGTGCTCGTCGAGCACGCGCTGACCGGCGACTCGCACGTGGTCGGCGACGCCGGACCCGGCCAGCCGACCGCCGGCTGGTGGCCCGGGCTCATCGGGCCGGGGGAGCCGCTCGACACGCGCTCGCTCTTCGTGGTCGCGGTCAACGTGCTCGGCGGCTGCCGCGGCACGACCGGCCCGGGGTCGATCGCTCCGGACGGCCGCCACTGGGGGTCGCGGTTCCCGCACACCACGATTCGCGACCAGGTGCTGGTCGAGGCGGCCGTCGCCGACGCGCTCGGCATCGACGCGTGGTTGCTCGTGCTCGGCGGGTCGATGGGCGGCATGCGCGCGGTCGAATGGGTCGCCGGATATCCCGATCGCACCGACGCCGCGCTCGTCATCGCCAGCACCGCCCGTGCCTGCGCCGACCAGATCGCCTGGGGGCAGGCGCAGACGCTCGCCATCACCGGCGACCCCGCCTATGCCGGCGGCGACTACTACGGCACCGGACGCACCCCCGCGACCGGGCTCGGTCTGGCCCGGCGCATCGCGCACGCCACCTACCGCAGCGCCGCCGAACTCAACGGCCGGTTCGGCAGCGAGCCGCAGCTCGGCGAAGACCCGCTGGAGGGCGGCCGCTTCGCCGTGGAGAGCTACCTGGACCACCAGGCCGGCAAACTCGTCGCCCGGTTCGACGCCGGTGCCTATGTGCAACTCACCCGGGCCATGGCGACCCACGACGTCACCCGCGGTCGCGGCACCCTGTCGGACGTGCTCGGCTCCTACCGCGGGTTGCTGCGGGTGGCGGCGGTCGATTCGGACCGGCTCTTCCCGGTGCCGCTGTCGGAGGAGATGGCTGCGGCATACGGCGACGAGCCGGTGCGACTCATGCGATCGGACCACGGTCACGACGGGTTCCTGGTCGAGACCGACCAGGTGCGCGCGCTGGTGCGCGAGACCGTCGCCGACATCTGGGCGCGGCGGCACCGGCGGCTGGGCGTCGGCTGA
- a CDS encoding universal stress protein → MAVVVGYVPTKEGAAALRRAAAEASVRQTPLIVLDSAHSEGDDQADDARKQLAGLGELDVSYEVRTVPNGEDATEELLRIAEDESADLLVIGLRRRTPVGKLILGTNAQRILLDSACPVLAVKPSAE, encoded by the coding sequence GTGGCAGTCGTGGTGGGATACGTGCCGACCAAGGAGGGCGCTGCGGCGTTACGCCGGGCGGCCGCGGAGGCGTCGGTCCGGCAGACCCCGCTGATCGTGCTGGACTCCGCACACTCCGAGGGCGACGACCAGGCGGACGATGCCCGCAAGCAGCTGGCCGGCCTCGGCGAGCTCGATGTCAGCTATGAGGTGCGCACCGTCCCGAACGGCGAGGACGCCACCGAGGAACTCCTGCGGATCGCCGAGGACGAGTCGGCCGATCTGCTGGTGATCGGGCTGCGTCGCCGCACCCCGGTCGGCAAGCTGATCCTCGGCACCAACGCCCAGCGCATCCTGCTCGACTCCGCGTGCCCGGTGCTGGCTGTCAAACCGTCCGCGGAATAG
- a CDS encoding RNA polymerase sigma factor — protein sequence MSKTPAAPELPTEFAHPALQQLLAIGQANGSIDSSQLKTALETAEIAPQRMKTVLRALDEHGIAVTLDSETAARAVATTTTRRSTAQKATKAAAKKAPAKKAAEPKADAKPAAKKAAAKKTADAPADEDAAEEKAPAKKAAAKKAPAKKAAAKKAPAKKATDEQPEAEPTEEEQAAAAADAKPEEENESGGFVIRQDDEDDAPAQQVVTAGATADPVKDYLKQIGKVALLNAEQEVELAKRIEAGLFAEEKLNAGEKIEMKLKRELWWIAQDGKKAKNHLLEANLRLVVSLAKRYTGRGMLFLDLIQEGNLGLIRAVEKFDYTKGYKFSTYATWWIRQAITRAMADQARTIRIPVHMVEVINKLARVQRQMLQDLGREPTPEELAKELDMTPEKVVEVQKYGREPISLHTPLGEDGDSEFGDLIEDSEAVVPADAVSFTLLQEQLHSVLDTLSEREAGVVSMRFGLTDGQPKTLDEIGKVYGVTRERIRQIESKTMSKLRHPSRSQVLRDYLD from the coding sequence GTGTCGAAAACCCCCGCAGCCCCCGAGTTGCCGACGGAGTTCGCGCATCCCGCGTTGCAGCAGCTCCTCGCCATCGGACAGGCGAACGGCTCGATCGACAGCTCGCAGCTGAAGACCGCGCTGGAGACGGCCGAGATCGCGCCGCAGCGGATGAAGACCGTGCTGCGCGCCCTGGACGAGCACGGCATCGCCGTCACCCTCGACTCCGAGACCGCCGCCCGGGCCGTCGCGACCACGACGACCCGCCGGTCGACCGCGCAGAAGGCCACCAAGGCCGCCGCCAAGAAGGCACCGGCCAAGAAGGCCGCCGAACCCAAGGCTGACGCCAAGCCGGCGGCGAAGAAGGCCGCGGCCAAGAAGACCGCCGACGCGCCGGCGGACGAGGACGCCGCCGAGGAGAAGGCACCCGCGAAGAAGGCGGCCGCCAAGAAGGCACCGGCGAAGAAGGCCGCCGCCAAGAAGGCACCGGCCAAGAAGGCCACCGACGAGCAGCCGGAGGCCGAGCCCACCGAGGAGGAGCAGGCAGCCGCGGCAGCCGACGCCAAGCCCGAGGAGGAGAACGAGTCCGGCGGCTTCGTGATCCGCCAGGACGACGAGGACGACGCGCCCGCCCAGCAGGTCGTCACCGCCGGCGCCACCGCCGACCCGGTGAAGGACTACCTGAAGCAGATCGGCAAGGTCGCCCTGCTGAACGCCGAGCAGGAAGTCGAGCTCGCCAAGCGCATCGAGGCGGGGCTGTTCGCCGAGGAGAAGCTCAACGCCGGCGAGAAGATCGAGATGAAGCTCAAGCGCGAGCTGTGGTGGATCGCGCAGGACGGCAAGAAGGCCAAGAACCACCTGCTCGAGGCCAACCTGCGACTGGTCGTGTCGCTGGCCAAGCGCTACACCGGCCGCGGCATGCTCTTCCTCGACCTGATCCAGGAGGGCAACCTCGGCCTCATCCGTGCGGTCGAGAAGTTCGACTACACCAAGGGCTACAAGTTCTCGACCTACGCCACCTGGTGGATCCGGCAGGCGATCACCCGCGCAATGGCCGACCAGGCGCGCACCATCCGCATCCCGGTGCACATGGTCGAGGTCATCAACAAGCTGGCCCGCGTGCAGCGGCAGATGCTGCAGGACCTCGGTCGCGAACCCACGCCGGAGGAGCTGGCCAAGGAACTCGACATGACCCCCGAGAAGGTCGTCGAGGTGCAGAAGTACGGCCGCGAACCGATCTCGTTGCACACGCCGCTCGGTGAGGACGGCGACAGCGAGTTCGGCGACCTCATCGAGGACTCCGAGGCGGTCGTCCCGGCCGACGCCGTCAGCTTCACCCTGCTGCAGGAGCAGTTGCACTCGGTGCTCGACACCCTGTCCGAGCGCGAGGCCGGCGTGGTCTCGATGCGGTTCGGCCTGACCGACGGACAGCCGAAGACTTTAGACGAGATCGGCAAGGTCTACGGCGTCACCCGCGAGCGCATCCGGCAGATCGAGTCCAAGACCATGAGCAAGCTGCGGCACCCGTCGCGCTCGCAGGTCCTGCGCGATTACTTGGACTAA